A region of the Clostridium sp. AN503 genome:
TACGGTTCTCCTGGTGGGGCGGTGATTCCCGGCATGTGGCGACGCAGGCGGCAGTTGATGCATTTATGAAGAAGTATCCCAACATCAAGGTCGAGTGCGAGTACGGCGCATGGGACGGCTGGACAGAGAAGTGTGCCACCCAGTTAAACGGCGGTACGGCGCCGGACCTGATGCAGGTAAACTGGAACTGGCTTTACCAGTTTTCCGGGGACGGCTCCACCTTTGCAGACATCAACAGCCTGACGGATATTGACTTAAGCGGTTTCCCGGAGAAGATCGTGGACCAGTGCGTGGTAGCCGGCAAGCTTCAGGCAGTCCCGATCAGTGTTACGGGCAAGTGCTTCTTCTGGAACAAGACAACCTTTGAGAAGGCAGGCCTGGAGATCCCGAAGACCATGGATGAGCTGTTGAATGCAGGCGCTGTTTTTAGGGACAAGCTGGGCGATGAGTACTATCCGCTGGCGATGTACCAGTATGAGCGCATGCTGCTGATGCTCTACTATCTGGAAGCCAGGTACGGCAAAGAGTGGGTGGTAGACGGCGCAGTCAACTATACCGCTGACGAAGTAAAGGAAGGCCTTGACTGGGTATGCTCCCTGGAGGATACACATGTACTTCCGAAGATCGAGCTGCTGCTGGGCGACGGTGCTACCATCCTTGAGAAGAACTCCAAGTGGGCGAACGGTACCTACGCAGGCTTCTACGAGTGGGATTCCGCCAACACCAAGTTCCAGGAGGCGTTGGAAGAGGGGCAGGAGTTTGTGCTTGGCGATTTCATCACCGGCATCGGCGATACGGAAGCAGGTCTGACCAAGATCTCCCAGTGTTTTGCGATCACAGAAGCGTCTGAGCACAAGAAAGAAGCTGCGATGCTCGCTGATTTCCTGATGAACGACCCGGAGGGCGTTGAGCTGTGTGGCCTTGAGCGCGGTATCGTGGTCAATGACACGGCGAAGGACATCCTGGTAGAAAAGGATATGCTGAGCGGACTGACCTACGAGGCAAACCAGGCAGTGCTCAAGGTGGCGAACTTCACATTTGACCCGAACTTTGAGAATTCCGAGCTGAAGGATACCACCGGCGTTTACTATGAGGTGTTTGAGAACATCAGTGCAGACCATTCCACTACAGGCGACATGGCGCAGTACCTGATCGAAGAGATCGAGCGGGTACAGGCAGAGAATCCATACTAAGCCTGAGAGCTTCGGGACGGCAGATCGGCATTTTCGCCGTCCCGGGCGATCAAACATGTAAAAGGATATCGAAAAAAGAGGAGAATGAACATGAATACAGCAATCACAGAACAGTTTTTCCGCGACTACCTGGTGAAGTTTGCCCAGGATGACAAACCATTGTGGAACTATGAGGCAGGAGTGACCCTGCTGGGGGCACAGTGGCTTTATGAGGTGACCGGGGATGAATTTTACAAGGACCGGATCGTTGAATTTATGGACCATCACATCCTGGAGGACGGCACCATCAAGTATCTGGATGTGAACGAGCTGAACTTAGACAAGATCAATTCCGGCAAGATCCTGTTCTTCTTATATGAGCAGACCGGGGAAGAGCGGTACAAAAAAGCCCTGGAGGTCCTGATCGACATGCTCCACCGCCATCCCAGGACTTCCACAGGCAACTTCTGGCACAAGACCATTTATCCATACCAGATCTGGCTGGACGGCCTGTATATGGGACTGCCGCTGTACCTGGAATATGAGACGAAGTTCAACAACAATGAGAACTGCAATGACGTTTACTCCCAGATGGAGAATGTGAGACGCCTGCTTTACAGTGACAAGGATCATCTGTACTATCACGCCTATGATGAGAAGAAGGTCATGATCTGGGCGGACAAAGAGACCGGCCTGTCCCACAACTTCTGGCTGCGCTCCATCGGCTGGCATCTGATGGCGCTGATCGACTTATATGAGATCTCTTCCGAGGAAGTGTTCGAGCAGCACAAACAGTATGCAGTCTGGTTTAAGGAAGCCTTAAAGGGCGTTCTGGAATACCAGGACCCGGAGAGCGGACTGTTCTATCAGCTGATCGCCCTGCCGGATGTGGAGGGCAACTACATCGAGACCTCCGGCAGCGCTATGGTGGCTTACAGTATTTTAAAGGGCTGCCGTCTGGGCGTTCTCCAGGAGGAGAAATACCGCCCGATGGGAGAGAAAATGTTAAACGATCTCCTGGATCAGAAGCTGGTCTGCGTGGATGGCGTATGGCATCTGAAGGACATCTGCGAAGTGGCGGGCTTAGGGCCGAAAGACGAGCGTGACGGAAGCGTGGAATATTACCTGTCAGAGCCGATCGTTTCTGACGAGGTCAAAGGAGTCGGTGCGACCATGATGGCGTATGCGGAATATCGGAAGCTTCAGGCCGCCGATCAGGAAGGGTGAATAATTTGAAACAGAGATCATGGAAAAAGTTTTGGAAGGCGAATAATGGATATGCGTATCTGTCCATCTGGCTGATTGGATTCTTCGCGTTTAAATTTTATCCGTTTCTGTCCTCCCTGTATTACAGCATGACGAACTATAACCTGTTCAAGAGCGGGACCCAGTTCGTCGGGCTTGCAGAACTACCAGGCCATCCTGGATACGTCAAAGTATGTGAAATCCTTTGTGGTAACGTTCAAATACGCATTCATGACGGTGCCGTTAAAGCTTCTCTTTGCCCTGTTTATTGCGTATCTCCTGAACTTTAAGCTGAAAGGCATCAACCTGTTCAGGACCATTTATTACATCCCGTCCATTTTGGGAGGTTCTATCTCCATAGCGGTGCTGTGGCAGTTCCTGTTCCAGAATGAAGGTCTGATCAACATGGTGATCAAGGCTTTCGGCGGGGCGCCGATCAACTGGCTGGGAAGCGCTGATTATGCGCTGTTCGTTATCTGCCTGCTGAGAGTGTGGCAGTTCGGTTCCGCCATGGTTATTTTCCTGGCAGCGTTAAAGGGCGTGCCGCAGGACCTCTATGAAGCGGCAGCCATCGACGGGGCAGGCAAGTTTACTCAGTTTATGAAGGTTACGATCCCGATGATCACGCCGGTGGTGTTCTTTAACCTGATCACCCAGCTGTGCCAGGCGTTCCAGGAGTTCAACGGCCCGTTCGTCATTACCAACGGCGGCCCGCAGGGTTCCACGACCCTGATCTCCATCCTGATCTATCAGAATGCGTTTAAGACCTATAAGATGGGTATGGCAAGCGCGATGGCGTGGATGCTGTTCATCATTGTTGCCGGATTGACTGCGATATCCTTTATTAGCCAGAAGTACTGGGTTTATTACGGGGATGAGGAAAGGTAGGGCGGAAAATGACGAGAAAACAGAGAAATACGTTGAATACATTCCTGCGCTATTTTGTGCTGGTTGCCATCGGGATCTGTATGATCTATCCCATGATCTGGATGGTTGGCGCGTCCTTTAGGGATAACAACGCGGAGATCTTCAGCTCTATCGGATTTATTCCGAAGAACCCCACTCTCCAGGGCTACATCGACGGGTGGAACGGGACCAACTATTCTTACGGACATTACATGATCAATACATACTTGTTTGTTATTCCAAAGGTACTTGGGACCATTGTGTCTGCTACCATCACGGCTTATGCATTTACCAGATTTCATTTCAAAGGAAAAGGTTTCTGGTACGGCCTGATGCTGGCAACCCTGTTCCTTCCCCAGGTTGTTTTAAATGTTCCCCAGTTCCTTCTGTTTACAAAGATCGGCTGGGTGGACAGCTACCTGCCGTTAGTGGCGCCGAGCTTCTTCGCATGTGATACCTATTTCGTCTTTATGATGATCCAGTTCATGCGCTCGGTCCCGAAAGAACTGGAGGAGGCCGCGGAAATCGACGGCTGCAATTCCTTCCAGCGCCTGCTCCTGATCATCGTACCTATGGTACAGCCGGCGATCGTATCCAGTGCGCTGTTCCAGTTCATGTGGTCCTCCAATGATTTTATGGGACCGCTCATCTACATCAACTCCACCAGGAAGTTCCCAGCGGCCTTGGGACTCCGGTTGTTTATGGATACAGAGACCGGGTTCCAGTGGAATAAGGTGCTGGCATTGTCCATCATCACCATCCTGCCGTCACTGGTAGTATTCTTCCTGGCGCAGGACCAGTTTGTAGAGGGCATCTCAGCAGGCGGTGTGAAGGGCTAGGCTCAGGCATATGCAGGTGGAGTGTCTGATCCCCGCCTGCCGCCGCTGCAAAATGCGGAAATTCAAGGATAAGAACTGAGAAAAAGGAGACAGCATATGGAATTCCAGGTAATATTTAAAACCTCAAGGCGGGTGACGATCGAGCTTTTAAACTGTGGGATCTACCACACGGATCAGCCCTATGACATCTATCTGGACGGGGAGAAGGTGATGACCTCTCAAAAGGTCATCCAGACCATAAACGGCTTAAAGCCGGGTACTGCTTACAGGCTGGAAGTGCGGATGCCGAAAGCCGGATCGTCCGCATCGTCCGCAGAGGCCGGTTCATCAGCCGGGGACACAGCATCCGCCGAGATCAGGACCGATTATGAGTATGTAACGTTAAATGTCAAAAAGTTCGGAGCCAGGGGTGACGGCGTTCATGACGATACTGTCAGCATCCAGGCAGCCATAAGCTGCTGTCCCAAAGACAGCCGGGTCTATCTGCCCAAAGGCATTTACAAAGTATCATCCCTGTTTTTAAAGAGCGATATCACCATCGACCTGGCAGAAGGCGCCGTGATATCGGCCTATACGGACCGGGACAAATTCCCGATCCTGCCGGGGCTGATCGAGAGCTACGATGAGAAGGATGAGTACAACTTGGGCACGTGGGAGGGCAATCCTCTTGAGATGTTCGGAAGCATCATCACAGGCGTCAATGTGCAGAATGTAGTGATCACAGGACAGGGCGTGTTAGAAGGAAATGCCAGCTATGAGAACTGGTGGAAGGGCGAAGGCAGGGAGAAGATCGGCGGAGCATACCGCCCCAGGATGATATTCCTAAACCATTGTGAAAATATCACAGTCCAGGGGATAACGGTCCAGAACAGCCCGGCATGGAACCTGCACCCGTATTTTTCCAACAACACGCGCTGGATCGATCTGCAGGTGATCAACCCCAAGATCTCGCCCAATACGGACGGCATGGACCCGGAGTCGGTGGACGGCCTTCTGGTGGCAGGTGTGTATTTCTCCCTTGGGGACGACTGTATTGCCATGAAGTCCGGCAAGTTCTACATGGGCAATAAATACAAGACGCCTTCCCAGAACATAGAGATCCGCCAGTGCTATATGCGCCATGGGCATGGTTCTGTCACCATGGGAAGCGAGATTGCCGCAGGCGTCCGCCATATGGTGGTGAAGGACTGTATTTTCGAGGATACGGACCGGGGCTTAAGAGTAAAGACCAGGCGCGGCAGGGGCAATGATTCCGTGGTAGACGATATCCTGTTTGAGAACATCAAAATGGACGGAGTGCTGACCCCGTTTGTGGTCAATTCCTATTACTGGTGCTGCGACCCGGACGGACGCTCCGAGTATGTGAAGAACAAGGAAGCCCTCCCGGTGGACAAGCGAACCCCGTTCATCAAAAAGCTTACCTTCAAGAATATCGAGGCTCATAACTGCCATGTGGCGGGAAGCTTTATCTATGGACTGCCGGAGGCCAAGATCGAGGACGTAACCTTCGACCAGGTCACCGTAGATTTTGTCGAAGATCCAACACCCGAGTATCCGGCCATGATGGCAGATGTGGAACCATGCACGAAAAAAGGGATCTATATCAACAATGTAAAGCGCCTGACCATGAAAAATGTAACGGTGACCGGTGCAGACGGCAAAGACATTGAGATTGTCCATGTAGATGAGCTGATCCAGTAGGCAGCCTTTAAAGCCGGAAGCCGGACAAAGGGGCGGCAGGTGCCGGATTTATATCTTTCCAAAAATTTCCGGGTATGGTATACTATGAACACTTAGCGAGGCGAAGCCGAGCTTAGTGAGAATGCATGCCAGGACACTTAATGAGGGCGAGCCGAAGGCGAAGGGCGAATTTAGTGACCAGGTATACTATGAACACTTAGCGAGGCAATATTTAGCGAGGCGAAGCCGAGCATACTGGTAAATAAGAAAAGGGAAAGGCGGATACAACGTGGTGGAGGAAAAGAAATCTCTGGTAGACGAAGCTTATGAAAAGATAAGGCAGAAAATCTGCGACTTTGAGCTGGTCCCCGGCCAGGCGATCTCAGATTTCATCCTGAGCAAGGAGCTTGGCATGAGCCGCACGCCGATCCGTATGGCGCTTCAGAAGATACAGAGCGATGGACTGATCCGCGACGGCGGAGCCGGGCAGAGCTACTATGTCTGTGAGATCACGCCGGAGGATATCGAGGATCTGTTTGACGCCAGAAGCGGGATTGAGATGACAGCGCTCGCCCTTCTGATGCGCCGTAAGGTCACGGAGGAGGAGCTTGACTATCTCCGCAGGATCAACCGGTTGATGGAGGATGTGAATAAGCAGGGCCATGTAAAGCAGCAGTTTTACTACGACCAGAAGTTCCATGACAAGCTGGTGCTGCTGTCGGGTAACACCAGGATCATCCATTTCCATGAGAGCCTGCTGCTCCAGCTGACCAGGATGCGGGTCCTTTCCTACCTGGAGCGTTCCTATCAGGACAAGGCATACCGTGACCATGAGAATATCATTTCCATGATCGCAGCGGGAGACCGGGAGGGCGCCCTGCAGGCCCTCAGACAGCATATCGAGAGCACCAAGATAAACTATACCGAGCTTCTGACCAATAAGATGAATGCAGAGTCATTCGGCGTATTGAGTTATACTATGAGGAATGATGAGTAAACGTATTAAAACAATATGATACTGCCAGAAACAGGCGCCAGGGAATCCGGTGATGAAAACAGCCGGAGTCCCTGGCGTTTTTGTCCTGTCGCACGGAGTATAACGCTGGTTCCGCATATGGTAGCGGCGTAAAAACAAAATACTCGGAAAACAGGTAACAATGCATAAATTACTCTCTAATACTGCTCAGTTGAGTGATAATACTTTTCTAATAAGTATATGTAATCCTTTTGTTTGTTAAAATATTTGTATACAAAAGGAGATGAGCCATATGCAGAGTAATATCAAAAAGCTTCGCAAGAGACAGGGACTGACTCAGAGAGAGCTGGGAGAGAAGATCGGTGTATCGCAGCAGGTGATCAGCAGGATGGAACGTGAACGGGAAGTCATTCCCGTAGATGTGCTGATCAATCTTGCTGCTTATTTTAAGGTGTCCACAGACAATGTGCTGGGGTACAGGGAGCCGGAGGAGAAGCTCTCTGACTGGATGAAAGGGATGGCAGCGGCGAACATCAGCCGGGAGGATGTCCTGATGCTGATCGAGCAGACAGATAACATCCGTACAAAGGAATGGATGTATCTCTGGTTCCTGGTCAATGTAATGAGGGAGCGGCGGTAACGCTTGAAAATGCTGGTAAATTCTGTATAATTGTAAAAAGAGGCAGTGTATCGGACAATGAGATGGAAGGATACGGCGGAAGATACAGCAGACAGGAAGGAGCGGTGTTATGATTCGCATAGCAGTGTGCGACGATGATGCAGCAGTTCGAGGGCAGATAGTGACGCTCCTGAGGAATTATGGGCAGGAAAAGGATCTGGATATTTTTGTGTCAGAGTATCAGGATGGCAATGAGATAACTTCAGATATATTGGCGGGAAAGCGATTTCATCTAATTTATATGGATATCGAGATGAAGGAGATGGATGGCATGAAGGCAGCAGAACAGATCCGCGAGGTGGATGCTGTGGTGCCTTTGGTTTTTGTGACCAGTTATGCTACCTATGCCATAAAAGGGTATGATGTCAGGGCGCTTACCTATTTACTGAAGCCAGTCGATGAGGAACGGTTTGAGCAGGCTTTTGAAGCGGCTCTGAAGGAGATCTGTAGAATTGAACGGTATTTTATATATGAGACAAACAGAAATATCATAAAGCTTCCTATGAAG
Encoded here:
- a CDS encoding ABC transporter substrate-binding protein; the encoded protein is MKLMKRVVSMALAVSMAASLTACGGGSAKEAPKAEASKAEGAGAEAADSTSGDGEEVTIRFSWWGGDSRHVATQAAVDAFMKKYPNIKVECEYGAWDGWTEKCATQLNGGTAPDLMQVNWNWLYQFSGDGSTFADINSLTDIDLSGFPEKIVDQCVVAGKLQAVPISVTGKCFFWNKTTFEKAGLEIPKTMDELLNAGAVFRDKLGDEYYPLAMYQYERMLLMLYYLEARYGKEWVVDGAVNYTADEVKEGLDWVCSLEDTHVLPKIELLLGDGATILEKNSKWANGTYAGFYEWDSANTKFQEALEEGQEFVLGDFITGIGDTEAGLTKISQCFAITEASEHKKEAAMLADFLMNDPEGVELCGLERGIVVNDTAKDILVEKDMLSGLTYEANQAVLKVANFTFDPNFENSELKDTTGVYYEVFENISADHSTTGDMAQYLIEEIERVQAENPY
- a CDS encoding glycoside hydrolase family 88 protein — translated: MNTAITEQFFRDYLVKFAQDDKPLWNYEAGVTLLGAQWLYEVTGDEFYKDRIVEFMDHHILEDGTIKYLDVNELNLDKINSGKILFFLYEQTGEERYKKALEVLIDMLHRHPRTSTGNFWHKTIYPYQIWLDGLYMGLPLYLEYETKFNNNENCNDVYSQMENVRRLLYSDKDHLYYHAYDEKKVMIWADKETGLSHNFWLRSIGWHLMALIDLYEISSEEVFEQHKQYAVWFKEALKGVLEYQDPESGLFYQLIALPDVEGNYIETSGSAMVAYSILKGCRLGVLQEEKYRPMGEKMLNDLLDQKLVCVDGVWHLKDICEVAGLGPKDERDGSVEYYLSEPIVSDEVKGVGATMMAYAEYRKLQAADQEG
- a CDS encoding sugar ABC transporter permease codes for the protein MQNYQAILDTSKYVKSFVVTFKYAFMTVPLKLLFALFIAYLLNFKLKGINLFRTIYYIPSILGGSISIAVLWQFLFQNEGLINMVIKAFGGAPINWLGSADYALFVICLLRVWQFGSAMVIFLAALKGVPQDLYEAAAIDGAGKFTQFMKVTIPMITPVVFFNLITQLCQAFQEFNGPFVITNGGPQGSTTLISILIYQNAFKTYKMGMASAMAWMLFIIVAGLTAISFISQKYWVYYGDEER
- a CDS encoding carbohydrate ABC transporter permease, which produces MTRKQRNTLNTFLRYFVLVAIGICMIYPMIWMVGASFRDNNAEIFSSIGFIPKNPTLQGYIDGWNGTNYSYGHYMINTYLFVIPKVLGTIVSATITAYAFTRFHFKGKGFWYGLMLATLFLPQVVLNVPQFLLFTKIGWVDSYLPLVAPSFFACDTYFVFMMIQFMRSVPKELEEAAEIDGCNSFQRLLLIIVPMVQPAIVSSALFQFMWSSNDFMGPLIYINSTRKFPAALGLRLFMDTETGFQWNKVLALSIITILPSLVVFFLAQDQFVEGISAGGVKG
- a CDS encoding glycoside hydrolase family 28 protein — protein: MEFQVIFKTSRRVTIELLNCGIYHTDQPYDIYLDGEKVMTSQKVIQTINGLKPGTAYRLEVRMPKAGSSASSAEAGSSAGDTASAEIRTDYEYVTLNVKKFGARGDGVHDDTVSIQAAISCCPKDSRVYLPKGIYKVSSLFLKSDITIDLAEGAVISAYTDRDKFPILPGLIESYDEKDEYNLGTWEGNPLEMFGSIITGVNVQNVVITGQGVLEGNASYENWWKGEGREKIGGAYRPRMIFLNHCENITVQGITVQNSPAWNLHPYFSNNTRWIDLQVINPKISPNTDGMDPESVDGLLVAGVYFSLGDDCIAMKSGKFYMGNKYKTPSQNIEIRQCYMRHGHGSVTMGSEIAAGVRHMVVKDCIFEDTDRGLRVKTRRGRGNDSVVDDILFENIKMDGVLTPFVVNSYYWCCDPDGRSEYVKNKEALPVDKRTPFIKKLTFKNIEAHNCHVAGSFIYGLPEAKIEDVTFDQVTVDFVEDPTPEYPAMMADVEPCTKKGIYINNVKRLTMKNVTVTGADGKDIEIVHVDELIQ
- a CDS encoding GntR family transcriptional regulator, which gives rise to MVEEKKSLVDEAYEKIRQKICDFELVPGQAISDFILSKELGMSRTPIRMALQKIQSDGLIRDGGAGQSYYVCEITPEDIEDLFDARSGIEMTALALLMRRKVTEEELDYLRRINRLMEDVNKQGHVKQQFYYDQKFHDKLVLLSGNTRIIHFHESLLLQLTRMRVLSYLERSYQDKAYRDHENIISMIAAGDREGALQALRQHIESTKINYTELLTNKMNAESFGVLSYTMRNDE
- a CDS encoding helix-turn-helix transcriptional regulator encodes the protein MQSNIKKLRKRQGLTQRELGEKIGVSQQVISRMEREREVIPVDVLINLAAYFKVSTDNVLGYREPEEKLSDWMKGMAAANISREDVLMLIEQTDNIRTKEWMYLWFLVNVMRERR
- a CDS encoding LytTR family DNA-binding domain-containing protein, which gives rise to MIRIAVCDDDAAVRGQIVTLLRNYGQEKDLDIFVSEYQDGNEITSDILAGKRFHLIYMDIEMKEMDGMKAAEQIREVDAVVPLVFVTSYATYAIKGYDVRALTYLLKPVDEERFEQAFEAALKEICRIERYFIYETNRNIIKLPMKEILYFESHNKKVEAHLTYEVQSFTAKLDEIERSLEKSEIAFLRIHKSYLINFAHITRFNGDLVVLSNGKSLHISEKYCSQAKARYVRLVEMRKGH